The following coding sequences lie in one Arachis ipaensis cultivar K30076 chromosome B05, Araip1.1, whole genome shotgun sequence genomic window:
- the LOC107641307 gene encoding uncharacterized protein LOC107641307 — translation MAFLHGELDEEVYMKVLPGLEVSPGQVCKLKKSLYGLKQASRQWNCKLKSVLLELKFTPRKSDYSLFTKITSRGFTAILVNSGQYRRIVGKLLYLSNTRLDISYAIGKQSKFLVCATTEHLKAAHRVLRYIKASPAASLFFSANYDLQLTGFSEFDWAGCVDSRRSI, via the exons ATGGCGTTTTTGCATGGTGAACTCGATGAGGAGGTCTATATGAAGGTGCTTCCAGGTTTAGAAGTCTCACCAGGTCAAGTTTGCAAGCTTAAAAAGTCCTTGTATGGATTAAAACAAGCTAGTAGACAATGGAATTGCAAGCTCAAATCGGTTTTACTTGAGCTAAAATTCACTCCAAGGAAATCAGATTACAGCCTCTTCACCAAGATTACATCACGTGGATTTACAGCAATTCTAGT TAATTCTGGTCAGTATAGACGAATTGTGGGCAAGCTTTTATATCTATCAAATACTAGACTTGATATAAGCTATGCCATTGGGAAACAGAGCAAATTTTTGGTTTGCGCTACTACTGAACATTTGAAGGCAGCACATAGAGTGCTGCGTTATATAAAGGCTTCTCCTGCTGCAAGCCTCTTCTTTTCTGCAAATTATGATTTACAACTTACTGGTTTCTCTGAGTTTGATTGGGCTGGCTGCGTTGACTCTCGCAGATCCATCTAG